The Terriglobales bacterium DNA window AGTATTCTCCGCCCTGGTAGAGAGTGACCACGTCAGAGCGAAGACCGGTTTTTTGCAGGCTCTCCCGTTCGATCTCGGCGATGATGCTCTCGCGCGCTTTGAACTGCTCCTCAGCGGACTGCTTTCCTTTGAGCGCGGCCTGTACACGGTCGGTGACGTTCTGGGTGGAGACCAGGACATTAATTTCGAGGTCGGGTGCCTTCATTTCCTGGGCGGAGGTGGCGGCGTAAAAGCCGTCCTTAATGTAGTCGTGTTCGGCGGTCGAACTCTTCTGGAGCTGACCGCGGGCCACGTGGTGGTTGGTCAGCAACAGCCCGTGCGGACTTACGAATGATCCCGAGCCTCCATCATTCAAGCGCACGGAGGAGAGGCGGACGTGGTCCAGCCAGTCCTTGGTGAGGGCGAAATTGTATTTCTGCTGGATGAGCTGGGTGGGGGGATTGTCGAAGGTCCACATGCCTTCGTCGGCAAGGGCTGCAGTAGTGAGGAGAAGGATGAGCGTGACTCTGGAGAGAACTTTCATCAGTGAGCTCCTGGTGAACCGTATTGTAGCGGGATAGGCCGCCTGGACTTCCCGGACTGAAGCGCCGGGTGAGGTTCGAGGTCAAAAGGATGAAGTCCGGAAAGAAAAACCCCGCCCAAGCTGCGCTTGAACGGGGCACCCTTAAGGGAGTCGGGGAATCGGGTAATTGACAATCGGGTGATCGAATTCGGGTGGACTCTGAAGTGACAGACAGGCGTGAACCAAAAGTGCGCTCGCCGAATCAAATAAGTGAACCCTATAATGAAAATTGGGCGGCTTTCTCAAGATAAAGAATGTCGAATCGTGAGATTTTGACGGCGCGATTGCGCCAGGCGGTACCGCTTTCCTCTGCCACCCGGCACCTGCACTTTGAGGTGGAGGAGATACCGCGTTTCGACTTCCACGCCGGGCAATTCGTGTCGATCCGTGCCATGCACGACGGGCACGAAATCACCCGGGCCTACTCGATTGCCTCGCCCCCGCGCAACGATCGCACCTTCGAGCTTTGCCTGAATCGGGTTCCTGATGGCTTCTTTTCCAATTTTCTCTGCGACCTGGCGGAAGGCGAGGCGGTCAAGTTTCACGGCCCGCATGGCTACTTTGTTCTCAAGAACCCGCCCCGTAGCTCGATTTTCATTGCCACGGGAACCGGTATTGCGCCGATTCGCGGCATGATTCACTGGCTCTTCGCCGATCCCGCACGCCACGAGGGACGCGAGTTCTGGCTGGTCTTCGGCGTCCGCTATCAGGAAGACCTCTATTACAACGACGAATTTCTGGAACTGGCGCGGCGGCATCCCAATTTCCACTACATCCCGACTCTCAGCCGCGAGGATGCCACCTGGCCAGGCGCGACCGGATATGTGCAGGAGCACGTGCGCAAACTGGCCGAAGGGCGGCACGGCCTGGATGCTTACATCTGTGGGCTGCGCGACATGGTTCAGGCCAACCGGGAGCTACTGAAGAGCCTGGGCTGGGATCGGAAGGCCATCGTGTACGAGCGGTTTGACTAAGGCATAAACCAGCAGTCAGCAATCAGCTCTGAACCCACTCATGGGGAAACAGGCCGCGGCGCGCGTCGCCTTGGGCGAGATGTGGCTTTTCTGTAGAGCTGGACCTCCGAGATTAGGCGAAAAAAGGCGAACGTGGGGCATCCGCTTCGGAGGACAGGCGAGTTTATTTTCAACGGCTTACGGCTGGCATCCTTGGCCTCACTTTCCCGCAACTTCCTATGCTTCAACATCATCTAAGAACTTGACTGTAAGACACTCAGGTTCTAGCATATCGTTATTGTAAGCCGAAGCGATGGCCAACCAGCTAAAGATCAAGCACTTATAAGTTTAGGAGGAGGAAATCTCCATGGCGAAGATTATTGGTATTGACTTGGGCACGACGAACTCCGTGGTGGCGGTAATGGAGGGTGGCGAGCCCAAAGTGATTCCTAACGAGGAAGGCGGGCGGACCACGCCATCCGTTGTCGCTTTCACACAATCGGGTGAGAGGTTGGTCGGGCAGGTCGCGAAGCGCCAGGCCATTACCAATCCGCAAAACACGATTTATTCCATTAAGCGTTTTATGGGGCGCCGCTATGACGAAGTCAGCGAAGAAATGAAGATGGTGCCCTACAAGGTCGTGAAATCTGGCGACCACGTGGCCGTAATGGCGCAGGGGAAGGAATATACCCCACCCCAGATTTCAGCATTCATTCTGCAGAAGCTGAAGAAGGCAGCTGAAGATTATCTCGGTGAAACGGTCACCGATGCCGTGATCACGGTGCCGGCGTACTTCAACGACGCCCAGCGACAGGCTACCAAGGATGCAGGGCAGATCGCCGGTCTGAACGTGAAGCGCATTATCAACGAGCCCACGGCGGCTGCGTTGGCGTACGGTCTCGATAAGAAGAAGGATGAGACCATCGCCGTGTATGACTTCGGCGGCGGAACCTTCGACATTTCGATTCTGGAAGTCGGCGAAGGCGTGATTGAAGTCAAGTCCACCAACGGCGATACCCACCTCGGTGGCGACAACATCGATCAGCGCATCGTGGAATGGCTGATTGACGAGTTCAAGAAAGATGAAGGTCTCGACCTGCGGGCGAAGGGCAATGAGATGGCCCTGCAGCGTCTGCGCGACGCGGCTGAGCGCGCCAAGATCGAGCTTTCGACCACGATGGAAACCGAGATCAACCTGCCGTTCATTACGGCGGATGCTAGCGGTCCCAAGCACCTGGTGAAGCGGCTGACGCGCGCCAAGCTGGAGTCGATGGTGGAAGACATCATCCA harbors:
- a CDS encoding FAD-binding oxidoreductase, which produces MSNREILTARLRQAVPLSSATRHLHFEVEEIPRFDFHAGQFVSIRAMHDGHEITRAYSIASPPRNDRTFELCLNRVPDGFFSNFLCDLAEGEAVKFHGPHGYFVLKNPPRSSIFIATGTGIAPIRGMIHWLFADPARHEGREFWLVFGVRYQEDLYYNDEFLELARRHPNFHYIPTLSREDATWPGATGYVQEHVRKLAEGRHGLDAYICGLRDMVQANRELLKSLGWDRKAIVYERFD